From Pseudoalteromonas rubra, one genomic window encodes:
- the dinG gene encoding ATP-dependent DNA helicase DinG: MLSDSLKKTIRQAHTNIAEQLEGYRPRAGQNYLVAEIAKTLGGDYHKSQRVCVIEAGTGTGKSLAYCLGALPMALAKKKKLIISTATVALQEQLLNKELPFFREHSGLDFKFDLVKGRQRYICVQKLLAAVSGEETQMSLMPTTSAPLSAMEQRCLQELAKAYQDKRWQGDRDSWADTIPDKVWNLIACDKHACQRQLKSHNLCPFHLARQKIAQMDVLVINHALLLADLELGGGTILSDPEDTFYVIDEAHHLPHITRDFSSAAATIKGTIEWLDKLLKFSGKMANVVVSQKAIGQNFKLNDAANDANKVLRQVRDMLDQSDYSYNDDDTHRFLHGEVPEQLKERAKDIADATQDALRALSKMHDALTLDVNDGDVQGFIADPILAESGQYINRLEQLNKLWFSYATKGEGTPHARWIKRLDYKHHHDYLLCDCPIEVGFYLKDHLWRECAGAVLCSATLSAMGNFDHFARESGLSNEPGVKYIKADSPFDYAKQAQLHIPQTKTDPTDKAFSDYLAEALPGFLDKKKANLVLFASYWQMDHVVAKLRKQNWQILVQGELSREELLKRHQAAIDLGAGSILFGTQSLSEGLDLPGKYLENLVITKIPFAVPTSPVEEAQAEFIQSKGGNPFLSITVPDAAKKLVQSCGRLLRKETDSGRITILDRRLVTKRYGKAMLDTLPPFAKQID, translated from the coding sequence ATGCTGTCAGATTCTTTAAAAAAAACCATCCGCCAGGCGCACACCAATATTGCTGAACAACTGGAAGGCTATCGCCCTCGCGCCGGGCAAAATTATCTGGTCGCAGAAATCGCTAAAACGCTGGGAGGCGACTATCACAAGTCTCAGCGTGTTTGCGTCATTGAAGCTGGAACCGGCACTGGTAAATCGCTGGCTTACTGTCTGGGCGCACTTCCCATGGCGTTGGCAAAAAAGAAAAAGCTGATCATCTCCACTGCCACGGTGGCTCTGCAGGAACAGTTGCTGAATAAAGAGCTGCCCTTTTTTAGAGAGCACTCCGGGCTCGACTTCAAATTTGACCTGGTTAAAGGGCGTCAGCGCTACATCTGCGTACAAAAACTGCTGGCTGCCGTGAGCGGCGAAGAGACACAAATGTCCCTGATGCCCACCACCAGTGCGCCTTTATCTGCCATGGAGCAGCGCTGTTTACAGGAACTGGCGAAAGCCTATCAGGATAAACGCTGGCAGGGTGACAGAGATAGTTGGGCAGACACCATTCCCGACAAAGTCTGGAATCTCATTGCCTGTGATAAGCATGCCTGCCAACGACAACTGAAATCTCATAATCTGTGCCCTTTTCATCTCGCAAGACAAAAAATTGCCCAAATGGATGTATTGGTGATCAATCACGCCTTGTTACTGGCTGATCTGGAACTTGGGGGCGGGACGATTTTAAGCGATCCCGAAGATACCTTTTACGTCATCGATGAAGCTCACCATTTACCACATATTACCCGCGACTTTTCTTCGGCTGCCGCAACCATTAAAGGCACCATAGAGTGGCTCGATAAGCTACTCAAATTCAGCGGTAAAATGGCCAATGTCGTGGTCTCTCAAAAAGCCATCGGACAGAACTTTAAACTTAACGATGCCGCCAATGACGCCAACAAGGTATTACGCCAGGTCAGAGACATGCTGGATCAATCTGACTACAGCTATAATGATGATGACACGCACCGCTTTTTACATGGTGAAGTGCCAGAGCAACTGAAAGAACGGGCCAAAGACATTGCCGATGCGACTCAGGATGCACTTCGGGCACTGAGCAAGATGCATGATGCGCTTACACTGGACGTGAATGACGGTGACGTGCAAGGGTTTATTGCCGATCCCATTTTGGCCGAAAGCGGCCAGTATATTAATCGTCTGGAGCAGCTCAATAAACTGTGGTTCAGCTATGCAACAAAGGGCGAAGGCACACCTCATGCTCGCTGGATCAAACGTCTCGATTACAAACATCACCATGACTATTTGTTGTGCGACTGCCCGATAGAAGTTGGCTTTTACCTCAAAGATCACCTCTGGCGTGAGTGCGCCGGTGCCGTGCTGTGTTCTGCTACTCTCAGTGCCATGGGCAACTTTGATCACTTCGCGCGCGAAAGTGGGCTCAGTAATGAACCCGGCGTCAAATACATTAAAGCCGACTCGCCATTTGATTATGCTAAACAGGCGCAGCTGCATATTCCCCAAACAAAAACCGATCCCACAGATAAAGCGTTTAGCGACTATCTGGCCGAGGCTTTGCCTGGTTTTCTGGACAAGAAAAAGGCCAACCTGGTGCTGTTTGCCTCCTACTGGCAGATGGATCACGTTGTAGCTAAGCTACGAAAACAAAACTGGCAGATCCTGGTACAAGGCGAACTATCACGTGAAGAGCTATTGAAACGCCACCAGGCGGCCATCGACCTGGGCGCGGGCAGTATTTTATTCGGCACTCAGAGCCTGTCAGAAGGACTCGATTTGCCAGGCAAATATCTCGAAAACCTGGTGATCACTAAAATCCCCTTCGCCGTGCCGACCTCTCCGGTAGAAGAAGCACAAGCTGAATTTATTCAGTCAAAAGGTGGCAACCCGTTTTTATCTATCACTGTACCGGATGCTGCCAAGAAATTAGTGCAAAGCTGTGGTAGACTGCTGCGCAAAGAAACGGATTCTGGCCGCATCACCATACTTGACAGACGCCTGGTTACTAAGCGATACGGCAAGGCGATGCTGGATACGCTGCCACCCTTTGCAAAACAAATAGACTAA
- a CDS encoding TSUP family transporter — MLEFALDPATWALLCTVALAAGFIDAIAGGGGMLTVPALLTAGLPPHVALGTNKLAASFGSLTASFTYYKQNLFNPRFWAASVLATAIGAALGTLLVDSLSIEFLNKLIPIIILLVALYSLFGKMSHSDSIDLPKKTGVLKAKQWLQGLSLGFFDGLAGPGTGTFWTASNDMLYKMSLLLNCGLARSMNFVSNFISLITFVALGHVNFMLGLTMGAFLMLGAWLGAHSAIKFGSRLIKPLFNAVVIVLTAKLIVEAYMV; from the coding sequence ATGCTCGAATTTGCTTTAGACCCAGCTACCTGGGCTTTACTATGTACAGTTGCACTAGCCGCTGGTTTTATTGATGCGATTGCCGGCGGTGGCGGCATGCTCACTGTACCCGCCTTACTCACCGCAGGGCTACCACCTCATGTGGCACTGGGCACCAACAAATTGGCAGCCAGCTTCGGATCGTTAACCGCCAGCTTCACCTATTATAAACAAAACCTCTTTAACCCAAGGTTTTGGGCCGCCTCAGTTCTGGCCACGGCCATTGGTGCTGCACTGGGCACTTTGCTGGTTGATTCACTGAGTATTGAATTTCTCAATAAGCTCATTCCGATCATCATTTTGTTGGTTGCTTTGTATAGCCTGTTTGGCAAAATGAGTCACAGCGACTCCATCGACTTACCGAAAAAGACAGGCGTGCTGAAAGCTAAACAGTGGCTACAAGGGCTGTCCCTGGGCTTTTTTGATGGTCTGGCTGGTCCCGGTACAGGCACTTTTTGGACAGCATCTAATGACATGCTATACAAAATGAGTCTATTACTTAATTGTGGTCTGGCGCGTTCAATGAACTTTGTCTCGAACTTCATTTCCCTGATCACGTTTGTCGCATTAGGTCATGTCAACTTTATGCTAGGGCTGACCATGGGTGCATTTCTGATGCTGGGCGCCTGGCTTGGTGCGCATTCAGCAATCAAATTTGGCAGCCGACTGATTAAACCCTTGTTTAATGCCGTGGTGATCGTGTTGACCGCTAAATTAATAGTTGAGGCCTACATGGTATGA
- a CDS encoding primosomal replication protein yields the protein MSQPLEKLRQRVDELQHHAEQFDKAKWFDKNRYIQSQPSLFDSHVFRSKSLKLSDYVDEVKEAVANLPPQSQRHALQYAVEHIGEQIEAIIKVLKSTGVWAKENRFQPHRKAKVYRQAVKKIMQPSHELYQELSQNHEFERRLQEMISLRQNQLIKASPEQASQLNKEILALHGRLGRCRKAISATEDKIQQQEKQRRS from the coding sequence ATGAGTCAGCCACTGGAAAAACTCAGACAACGCGTTGACGAGTTGCAACATCATGCTGAGCAATTTGATAAAGCAAAATGGTTTGATAAAAACCGCTATATTCAGTCACAACCCAGCCTGTTTGACAGCCATGTGTTTCGTAGCAAAAGCCTGAAGCTCAGTGACTATGTGGATGAAGTGAAAGAAGCAGTCGCAAACTTGCCCCCACAGTCGCAGCGTCATGCTTTGCAATATGCAGTGGAACACATTGGCGAACAAATTGAAGCCATTATTAAGGTGCTTAAATCAACCGGGGTCTGGGCCAAGGAAAACCGCTTTCAGCCACATAGAAAGGCAAAAGTGTACCGTCAGGCCGTGAAAAAGATCATGCAACCGTCTCATGAACTCTATCAGGAGTTATCTCAAAATCACGAATTCGAGCGGCGACTGCAAGAAATGATCTCGCTACGTCAGAACCAACTGATCAAAGCATCACCCGAGCAGGCAAGCCAGCTAAACAAAGAGATCCTTGCCCTGCACGGTCGACTTGGGCGGTGCAGAAAGGCCATCAGTGCAACCGAGGATAAGATTCAGCAGCAAGAAAAGCAGCGTCGATCCTGA
- a CDS encoding histone deacetylase family protein, translated as MLFYHPSYSALSLPPKHRFPIEKYRLLYQQLLQTPCASGLIQPNLVASPAQITLCHDPEYVSAFLNGTLPDGAIKRMGFPWSEQLVERTLHSVGATLEAAQQALSDGFAANLSGGYHHAFSDRAAGFCIFNDLAIAARHLIQTGQADSVLLLDCDVHQGDGSAEILADDTQIITCSLHCEQNFPKLKRQSDYDFALPVDCSDATYLATLNDALSLCTRLHQPDIILYNAGADIYRLDELGHLAVSLEGVLARDTQVLGHARQQGIPLMAALGGGYQRTVSRLVNVHMQLFIALQQVWPERFTVSKSLK; from the coding sequence ATGTTGTTTTATCATCCCAGCTACAGTGCGCTATCTTTGCCCCCTAAGCACAGGTTTCCCATTGAGAAATATCGCCTGCTCTATCAACAACTGTTACAGACCCCGTGTGCCAGCGGGCTGATCCAACCTAATTTAGTCGCCTCACCGGCACAAATCACGCTATGTCATGATCCCGAGTATGTCTCTGCGTTTCTTAATGGCACATTGCCCGACGGCGCAATCAAACGAATGGGGTTTCCCTGGTCAGAGCAATTAGTAGAACGTACGTTACATTCTGTGGGGGCAACATTAGAAGCTGCTCAACAGGCACTCAGCGATGGCTTTGCTGCCAACCTGAGTGGTGGTTATCATCATGCTTTTAGCGACCGGGCTGCCGGCTTTTGTATCTTCAACGATTTGGCCATTGCTGCCAGACACCTTATTCAAACCGGTCAGGCCGATTCGGTATTACTACTAGACTGTGATGTACACCAGGGTGACGGTAGTGCAGAAATCCTGGCTGACGATACGCAAATAATCACTTGCTCGCTGCATTGTGAGCAGAATTTTCCCAAACTGAAACGTCAATCCGATTACGACTTCGCCTTACCGGTCGATTGCTCAGATGCTACGTATCTGGCAACACTCAACGACGCCCTGTCTTTGTGCACCCGTCTCCATCAACCAGACATCATCCTTTACAATGCCGGGGCAGATATATATCGCCTTGATGAACTCGGGCATTTAGCGGTTAGCCTGGAAGGTGTACTGGCAAGGGATACACAGGTATTAGGCCATGCCAGGCAGCAGGGTATTCCTTTGATGGCAGCGCTTGGCGGCGGTTATCAGCGTACGGTTAGCCGTTTGGTCAACGTGCATATGCAGCTTTTTATCGCATTGCAGCAGGTCTGGCCGGAACGCTTCACTGTCTCAAAGTCCCTTAAATAA
- a CDS encoding late competence development ComFB family protein: protein MKLHDDLHNYYEKIVLENIEERGLDHKYDEDVMADLCCTALNRLPARYIRFDVDMEFYLPTDERTEMEARVKEAVDYALSQISKKKQFQP, encoded by the coding sequence ATGAAACTTCATGATGATTTGCACAATTATTACGAAAAGATTGTGCTCGAAAATATTGAGGAACGCGGCCTTGACCACAAGTATGATGAAGATGTCATGGCCGACCTGTGTTGTACCGCACTGAACCGGTTACCTGCTCGCTATATTCGCTTCGATGTCGATATGGAGTTTTATCTGCCGACAGACGAGAGAACCGAGATGGAAGCACGGGTCAAGGAAGCCGTTGATTATGCACTTTCACAAATTTCGAAAAAGAAACAATTTCAGCCATGA
- a CDS encoding YbaM family protein, which yields MTQNTLEHAPEHIKLAVDLIMLLEENNVPAEQVLAALEIVQADFAKKLDTESSL from the coding sequence ATGACCCAAAATACCTTAGAACACGCACCTGAGCACATTAAACTGGCCGTCGATCTGATCATGTTGCTGGAAGAAAATAATGTACCGGCAGAGCAGGTGCTCGCCGCACTTGAAATCGTTCAGGCAGATTTTGCCAAAAAGCTGGATACAGAAAGCTCACTCTAA
- a CDS encoding NPP1 family protein, translating into MTTLNLRALTLITSSLLSGGALANDFAALDQALPSGYAINGTEPVFDFDGDGCLPSAGISRSGQQNAGLKTSGSLGGNCRDNQFLNTSNTVHRHACKETEQGRFCGHFYAMYFKKDQVFPYFGGGHRHDWEYAAVWTKDGQVTHGSYSAHGDLYTKPANELPFENGHLKIVYHKDGILTHAFRFAKSNEVAENGYNRFVTPNIISWYTMSGDGIDNQGLRNKLNLYDYGSATLPVKDSRFLTNLNRFKPSGYPTYSTADVLAAQ; encoded by the coding sequence ATGACAACACTAAACCTACGTGCACTCACTCTGATCACATCCAGCCTCCTTAGCGGCGGGGCACTGGCAAATGATTTTGCGGCACTCGATCAAGCCTTACCTTCTGGCTATGCAATCAATGGGACCGAACCCGTATTCGATTTTGATGGGGACGGATGCCTGCCCAGTGCAGGGATCAGCCGCAGTGGGCAGCAAAATGCAGGATTAAAAACCTCAGGCAGTCTGGGTGGCAATTGCCGTGACAACCAATTCTTAAACACGTCAAACACTGTACATCGCCATGCCTGTAAAGAAACCGAACAGGGTCGTTTCTGTGGTCACTTCTATGCAATGTATTTTAAGAAGGATCAGGTATTTCCATACTTTGGAGGCGGCCATCGCCATGACTGGGAGTATGCAGCGGTATGGACCAAAGATGGCCAGGTGACACATGGCAGTTACAGCGCTCACGGAGACCTTTACACAAAACCAGCCAATGAGTTACCTTTTGAAAACGGCCATCTAAAAATTGTCTATCACAAAGACGGCATTCTGACTCATGCATTTCGATTCGCCAAATCCAATGAAGTGGCTGAAAATGGTTACAACCGCTTTGTGACGCCAAATATTATCAGCTGGTATACTATGTCAGGAGATGGCATAGACAATCAGGGGTTGCGTAACAAGCTAAACCTATATGACTACGGCTCGGCAACTTTACCAGTAAAAGACAGCCGTTTCCTGACTAACCTCAATCGATTCAAGCCTTCAGGCTATCCAACTTATAGCACGGCTGACGTATTAGCGGCTCAGTAA